In the genome of Phragmites australis chromosome 9, lpPhrAust1.1, whole genome shotgun sequence, the window ACTCCCGCTAGAGTATGGAAAAATTCCTGACACAGGATTTGCTGATGCTCCGATCGTTCTCCGCTGCAGGTGCACTTCAAGACGATGTGCCGGAGCTTGACGAGGATGCCGGGGGTGACCACGCCACGCGAGCTCCTGCAGGCGGCGGTGCGTGCGGCGATCGGCAAGGCGAAGCTGGCCAAGCGCCGTGTCGACGAGTACGCGGCGAGCTCGCACGAGGGCAACCCGATGGCTTCCATCCTCGAGACATGCGGCCAGGCGTACGACAACGTGGCGCAGGCGCTCGAGGAGACGCAGCAGCTCATCGACGCCCACCCCACGCACGCGGACCTCATGAGCAAGGTGTCGGGCGTCAACACGTTCGCCGTCGACTGCGACAACGCCTTCGAGGAGCGGCCGGAGATCAAGTCGCCGTTCGCGGCCGCGCAGCGGAACGTCTACCGCCTCGTGGACAACGTCCTCAACATCGCCTACTTCGTCAAGCAAGTCTGAACTCTGAGCTCTGAAGCATAGCATGCGAGCACGTGAGCCGCGAACTCACCGGTTGTAAAGGCAGGGGGTGGTGGTGTATCGATCTCCCGCACTTGAATATATATGAACAAGGCTTGAGAAAAAATTGTACGTAGGTGTATCTTAAGGTGGCTAACAcggaaaacagattgagcttgTGTCATACATGTTCGGTACTCCTAACATGAACGGATCGCCGCTGTTGGATCGTGTTGTCTAAGGTTAGcacctcttcctctccactCTTCAACACAGCCCAACTCGTATTAGGGATGAAAACTAATGGAAATGGTCGGAAAAACCCTTTAActgttttcactttcatattttctcaacCGGACGAAAACGGAAAAGCCGAAAGTAAAAACGAACACAGGATTACCAGTTATATAAAAACGAACCAAACCGAATGAAAATACATCGGTACTAGACAGAAACCGGTGATTAAAATTGGGAAGACCGAAGCTCGCCAAGTGTCACGAGGGGGTGCAGGAGCTGTGCAGGATCCGGGGcatctataaaaataaatggCATGAAAACAATTTATTTTCTGTTTATGTAATCAGGACACTACCTCGGCAACCTTCCATGTTTCACCGATAGAGTAGAAATCTTTGTTGTAACACATTCAGTGACCTTCTCAACATAAATAGAACAGGAAGCTTTTAAGAATAATGCTATTATGAGATAAACACACGCAATTTTTAACATAGAATAAGATAGTGGTGATGACATTACTTCCCATGCTCATAATCCACTCTAAAAGGTTACAAGTAACTCCTTGAATAAGGCATACATCAGTATGATATCTCCTTATCATCAGCAATAGATACAAAGTTCAAACATTGTGCTATGCTGCTACCTAGAAAGATGGGAGGAAAGAATAAATTTATCAAATGGATTCATATGCAGACCTATCAAACAACTGTAAACTAAGAAAATTCACCTCATTAACTTGCACCATTTGCCAAGCTCAATAGGTTTTCTGTGTACAAACCGATTGCAACACAAGGCCCAATCTCTGCCACATCTGTAGAAGTGCCTGTCCTTGGACTGTAAATTTTCAATGTGAATAAGTACTATCCTCCCATCATTTAACACTAACAAGGGGCGTACTGTATGTTCAACATGCTGGAAACTAATTTTAACTTGTTTGCTTTGTTGCATGACCCATAAGCCCTTTTCGATGTCCATAAGAAACCATAGGCCGGCCTTCACACTTCTGTCTCGAGGTCGAATGAAGCTATGTGGTCTGGCATTACATCTTGGCCTTGAGCAAACTCATTCGAGAAGAAGTACACAATCCCATTGATGACCGTGTTGCCCCATGTGCCCAATCCAACAGGATACGGAGGTGCCGTCGCTCCCTCCACCAAGAATGGCTGCTGCCATCGATCGAGAGTGATGATCTCGTAAAGCTGTCGAGCTATGCCAGGAGAACAGTCAAGCACTCAAAGCACCTTATACTCGCCTGTGGAGGCAACCAGCCCAAACGCAACCATGGTCTAGTAGTGGCAGATGTCTCGCTCGTGCGCCGCATGTGTTTCTGCCAATCCTTGAGGCAAGGCACATACAATTCCCGTAGCCGGGTTGAGCAATCTGCAGCTCACGCTGGTCCCTTTCGCGATGCAGATGAGGTCGAGCTGTACGCAGGCAGCAGAGCGCCTTGGCCAGATCCCGCGGCCGGCAGGAGGCGACCCGCGTCCTCTCCCGTGGGATTAAATCGTGCGCGTGAGGCGCCGCTGCACCGGCGGGGAGCGGCCGGCAGCCGTCCGGGAGGCTGGGCTATTGGGGATGGAGCCGGAGCACCGTGGTGGGAGGAAGAAGCGGTGGTGATGGGTTGGCGAGTTGTGGGCCGGGTCTGTGAGAAATGCAAATCGGGATAAAAACAGGATCTTTTCCAATAAAAACGAGATTTTGAGAATACGAACCGGACGAGACCTTAGCTGTTTTCGATCCTGTTTCTGAACATCACCATCTCATTTCCGTCCGTTCCCACGTAAGAACCGAAACGACAAAAAcgctaaaaaaaaatgaaaaacggTCGCAGGACGAGACGAGATATTTTCATACCGTTTTCATACAGTAATACATGGGCCACACATCATGTGCGAGTTGACCACGAGCGCTCACGCGGCGGAACAGGAATTTTGCTATGTGTGCCGTCTGTTTGACCAATTGATTCCAATGGAGCAACGTCGGGTGCCCACGCGCCAGCCATATTGTTTCGTGGTTGTTTAGCCCCGAAAATTCTCCTTTCACGCTTGTGCATTCTACGAGCTATCGGCAAACATCTCATATGTATGAGCCCACACAGACCActttccctttctctttttcgCGTACGGATGCACCCAAGTTgggatttttttcccttcttttgCCCA includes:
- the LOC133928182 gene encoding uncharacterized protein LOC133928182, translated to MDAIREAKPSTCSISQFLRLCFLAGRPLTLLSKTIEGGQRETGTTSTMVRFIVAPLLLLAVAFVASVEGRVEDPVLRPINGTNSVSASISNVWIVARKLLTSDVRPVAPLDTSLLDDSTSGFRKLTGEDECQRTCDQVHFKTMCRSLTRMPGVTTPRELLQAAVRAAIGKAKLAKRRVDEYAASSHEGNPMASILETCGQAYDNVAQALEETQQLIDAHPTHADLMSKVSGVNTFAVDCDNAFEERPEIKSPFAAAQRNVYRLVDNVLNIAYFVKQV